The genomic stretch CATACACGTACCGTTCTTGGAATAAGAAAACCAGAGAATAGGTTCCAAAAACTGATGAAAAAAGACATCACGATGGCAGCGATTTGGTGGTTTGGTGTCAGGGCCACCGTCATCATTCCATATAGCGTGAAGTAGATAAAGGACATGAATATGAAGAagtagaaccaaaagaagttttcGGCTTGTGGTTGGAACCCAATCATCCAGTAGAGGATAGTGGAGTATATCAGACTTTGAATTGCAACATAAATTACTTCAATCGCAATCTGCAAAAATAGTTATATTTTAATGCACTGTGTAGTTTTGCTAAGCTATCTTTGTTACTGTTCTTTTAAGCGAAGGAATTTGATAGTTTCACCTGACCAATTGCATAGGGCAGTTCTGAGTACAATCCAGCTGCTCTTTCACGGTAGAGAACTGTTCTTTCTATTGCAATAATAGGTTGCACACTGCTTGTGTTggatgcaccaaggaaaataacCGAGGAATACATAGCGCCAACAAGATTTAAAAGGTCTTGTTCCTTTTCTCTGCATataagatattttaattttctcATGTAATATATACACTTGCGAAACCATGTATTGACGAAGTATGATACTGTCAAATAACATTAAGACTTACATCTTATCTCCTTTTTTCCAATAAATAAGTCCAAACAAAACACCAATAACTATTGTGATGAAGAATCTGATGGCATTATACTGCGGATTCCTCCAATAGGAGCAGTACTGTTTCCAGAAGCAAGCATTGCATTGAGCAAGAAATGGTTGTGAGTATTTAGATGGAAAGTAAAGGTCCTTTGTTCCAGGTGCTGGTGTAGATAGTTCCTTGATAAGTTCTTGGCTCTTTCTGGATTTTTTTAAATCAACGCATCATGAGAAATTTGAGACAAATATGAGTAAAAAGAAACAAGAGTCTCTCAGAATATAGGAATAGCTATAAGCGTCACTTACTCGTAAAGGCTTGAGTTATTGTATAATTCCGCAAAATCTATATCAAGCTGAGACTCAACCACAGGAGAACTGATCTCCAGCATCCACGTAGCTGGATTATATCCATCTTCAATCTTTGGAATTCCTGTAATAGCCTGAAAAATGTTATACACAATCTGTGAGGTTACTGACATTTGACGAATTAAGTTTATACATTATCAGGGAAAAGTTTACCTCAAAGTACTCGATAAGTTTCTCAGAATTTCGACCTAGAGGACCACCATATATCACTTGTCCACCCGTCTTCAACAAAAGCAGCTATACTCAAAATGGGCCAAGGGTTAGTAATTAGTATAGTTCCTTCAAAATCATTATAGCATTAACAATTTCTTTTCTTGTTATTCATATTtacctcatcaaaatgttcaaatATATCAATGCTTGGTTGATGAATTGTGCACACAACAGTTCTCCCAGTATCCACTGTGTTTCTAATTGTACGCATAACAACAGCTGCAGCTCTAGCATCAAGACCAGTTGTTGGTTCATCCATAAAGATGATGGAAGGATTCGCAACCAATTCTACAGCAATGGTAAGCCTCTTTCTCTGCTCAGTTGATAAGCCATCTATTCCAGGAAGGCCGACTAAGAAATTTCTCACTAGATGTAACTCAACTAGCTCTATAACTTCCTCAATAAACATCTGAGGATAATAAGTAGAGTTGTAGACAATTAGAATCTGTTGGAGTGTCCTCTTAATCGATATTCTGCTTAGTTAGTTTTTTCTCCATTTTCATTTTTGTCTATAATTATTGTTACTAAAAAAAAGGCATTGAGTTTGGTAATAAATACTTGATTCCTTGCTAACCACATGAAATAAACTTAATCGCATGAAACTTGCATATGAAAAGAGGCATTTCAAATATACCGAAATAAGAGCCTATGGGGAGGGGTTTAACATGAAAAATTGATCAGATAGCAACATACCTTTCGTGTTTCTATATCGACCTCTTTACTGAGCCGCAACCAAGCAGAAAACAGAAGCGATTCATAAACTGTAATATTAGGAGAGTGAATATCATTTTGTTCACAATAACCGCTAATCCGAGCAAAAGTTGCTTGGTTCTTGTGATAACCCGATATGCTGATACTTCCTTCTATGTGACCACTAGTTTTCCTTCCTGCAAGAACATCCATCAAAGTTGTTTTTCCAGCACCACTTACACCGACTAACGCTGTTAAAATTCCAGGCCTAAAAGCACCACTTATGTTTCTTAGTAGTTGGAGTCTGTTCGCTTCAATTCCTTGCTTCTTCATTTCCTGATAACAAACTGCATAATTACATTTGGGAGTTGTGATACTGTAAcacattttcaaaataattttagatTTACTATTGAGTGTTTTAACTATAATGCTTAATCATTTTCCTTGCACCTATACATATACCTTTTACCCCTCAATGAGTATGGAGAAAAAAATATAGATAGTTGTCACAGTTAGAAAACTACAAATGTCAAAGCTAATAATAAAATGATTGGATATGATACAAGATGGAGAATAAGAATTTACATTTGGCATATCGATATGATAATTCACATTTTCAAAAACAAGTGACAGAGGCTGAAAGGGTAACACCATTCCCTTCCTGAATTTTGCATTCTTTGCAGCTTTAGGAATAGAGCTACGCGTGTTGTTTCTTACTTCCATGTCAACACCTGTAGTAACTAATTACAATTATCTTTTGGTTCATTTCCAATTAGCATGAGAATTTAGAGTAAATTGCATGTTAGCATAAATTATTTTACATGAAAATAAATTATATCTTCTCTATTATCTCATTGAGAGTAGTTGCTTTTATCATTTACTATTTACCATCAAATGATTCAACATTTGAAACTGAACTTTCTGTCATTTCTACTGTTGTTTTTTCCACTGAGGAGGATGTCGTCGTGGTTTCCCTATTGTCTTCCTGTTCCACCAAGATAGATTTTGAGCTTCTGAATGCTGCAATTTAATTTCAAAGTGATGTCAGAGGGTTTTTATGCGAAGGACTTTTGAAATGATTACTATCTTTCATGCTGCAAGATTGGTGGCTTTGCTTTTCCTGATATAGTGATCTAATAAGTATATCTTTATAGTGTTcctttataaaaattatataataattaaagaaaCAAAATTTTGCAGATGCAAACATGCAAAATCGAGAAAGAATAGGATAGAAACCTACGGTCCAAGTAAGTTAGAGCGAGAATGAAACAGACATTGAACAGTAGAGAAAATCCTATAAGAGCACCAATAGATATCCAATACCAATAGTCTTCTGTAAATATGCCTCTGGCCTTAAGTAATGCCTTCCCAACTGTGGGTTCATCGATTCTAGGGTCCAAATTAGGCTGTGAAAAGTAAAGAATCAGTAGTTATGTAGGGTTATAAGGTtgaagaccaattattatctcaATAAGAATAAGATCTCACAGTACTCCATCTTTTGTCTAGAAATTCATTGATGCTTATTGCAGTCATTCCATACATCATAGGCGAAGCATAGTAGCACCATATCATCCATGGcccaatatcatctacatatggAGAGAGGGTTTGCAGTGATCAGATAAAAAGAATCAATTTCACATGAAAAATTATTAAGTTGTATAGATGTATAAAGAGATATTGTTACTTACCTCTTGAAACCGTAAATCCACTTAGGACGAAAACAGCTAAAATAGTTATGGAAGCAAATGTGTTAGCCACAACTCTTGTCCTTCCGATTGCAGCAATGAACCGGAAAAGGGATAGAGCCATTTGATTCACACAGAAGAATGCTAGTAGTTGACGGAAAAACCTATAATAAGCATTTAGATGCATAATTGAACAAAATTTGCCAGTCTATACAGAAAATTAAAATGATTGAATTATCGAGCCTTTGCCAACTCAGTATAGATTGCATTCTCATACCTACTAGGTGCTGGAGCAAAACCAATAGTATAATAAGTAAGGACGATCCATAATACAGATTCTACTATAGAGAGAGGAACTCTGAGTACCCAAATGGGCAATGCAAAAGCCCATGCTGGATAAAATAAGAAATCTCTCTGCTTGAAGAAAACAGGAAGTCTGTTAACAGTCATTGCAAGTTCTGCCGCTCCATTGAACATGACATTGATAAGGCTGAAAAACAGTGCACCATAAAATTTTCCCCCATCCTCAAGTTGACCGTGCTCCATTTTTGTTCTAAAAAATACTGTCATGGTAATTATAGACATGATAGTAATCTGAAAAGtcttaaatatataaacaaaatagCTACGCTTCATGAATAGCCATTCTCTTGAAAAACATGCCTTGAAGAGTTCCCATTTGGGGATTCCGTACTTTTCCTTCACTAATGCAGCATGATGAGTTTTACTAGAATCAAAGGGAACTTGAATCTCTTCACGAAGTTGTTTACCAATGCGGTAATTGTTGAAGTGGGTTACAAAATCAGGCACGCTAACGTATTGATAAGGTATGTCCCTTCTGAACCAGTACTGTTCTTGATCCTTCCTAGAAGTTACCTCTTGTAAAAAGTCTGCAATTCCTTTCCTTTCCGGGCATTTGAAGCCCACACTTTGAAAAAAATCGAGAACATTCTCACGGGGACCTTGATAGACAATCTCACCTTCTGAAAGTAATACTATATCATCAAAAAGGTTATACGTTTCTGGTGCAGGTTGAAGAAGTGAGATTATCATAGCGACATCCATGATATGAACCATCTGCCTCATAAACCTGACAATTTGGAAGGTTGTAGAACTATCCAAACCAGTTGAAATTCCATCCATAAAGAGCGCTTTTGCAGGTCCTACCAACATCTCACCTGCATTATATTTATACGaattaatattcatatttataaaGACAGGTGCAATTCAAGAAGCACACGACACTTACCGGTGGTTAGACGCTTCTTTTGTCCACCTGATATGCCCCTTCTCATCTCATCTCCCACCAAAATATCAGCACAAGTTTCCAACCCAAGAATCTATTGTATTACATAAATAAATTAGGTTGAAGAAAGTTGGATTAATGTTGACTAAAACGGAATCAACTTTGATTAAAAGTAATAACATAACCAAACCTTGAGAATATAATCTGTAACAAGACTTGTTTCTTGACCTTCCATTGATGTGGCTTTCATGAAAGCATCTATTTCAGGATCTGGTTTGATAGCTGATGCTTTTTCTCGTCTTGACAATTCTGTCAACATATCATACCTTGTTCCAACACCTAAGCAGCGTCCGGAGAAGTCCAGCGTCTCTCTCACTGTCATTTCTCCATGGTGAAGATCATACTGACTAATATAAGCACAAGTTCTTTGAGGAACAAATTCTGACAATTCATGACCATTGTAAGTCACCCTTCCTGATACCTGTGGAGAATTTAAGCCGCTTAGTTTAGCATCTTCATGATTAATTCTTCATGACTATGTTCACAACTATTGACTATTGAGCGACTATGCATTTATAATTTCGAAAAGGGAATTAGGAGGGGATGACCAACCCTTAGATCCTTGTCCATTTTTCCAGCAAGTGCCTGAAGCAGTGTAGTTTTTCCTGAACCTGGAGGTCCTAGTAATAATGTCATTCTGAAAATATACAGAAAATAAAATCTAGTTACCAAtatattctttatttattttgataatgtCGAATATAATGGCCAACTCTTATTTAGTTGTTCATTCTCATACTGATGCAATATATGAAGTGCTGTCTATGAATGGTTTTTATGTATATTCTCCAAAATAAATTGTATGATGAACCATCTTCTAATACAAGTAAGTTTTGAAGTGTCCATATAGCATCACTGGTTAAAGTACCTTGATGGTTTTACAATTCCACTAACATCTTTGAGAATCTTGACAACCCTTTTCTTAAATGCCAAAATCTTGATGTAACTCAAAAGTCCCTGTTTGCCACAAAACACATATAAGATCATAAGTCACTGCATGACTAATtaatattaagaaaaaaaaacaagttatataAATCACGTTTGTCTACATATTATGGAAATACAGAaccaacaaattaaaaaaaaaaagcttctGTTGTTCATTGCTTCACGTTTcatatttcaatttaaaattcaaGCGAGACTAATTAGTTTCACATAAGTAATGTGTTAAatgaataatatataataaaataattgacTCGTACGCAACTAGAGTCATCCTTTATAAGCTTTAAGCTATCAGTCCTCAGTCATAAACTATAAGTTATCAGCTAAGTTATTAtccaaccgctaattttaccaaacagagccataatattttttaaatattttttaaataatagaaGAAAGACAAGAACAATTTACAGCAAATTATCAACTGTTACACTGTAtcatctattgacaaattgagtgCAGGTAATGTCTAGATGCATATTGCACCCAAAAAAATGGAATAATTGGAATCGGCATAAAAAAAACAGGAATAATTGAAATCGGATCTCCGTCCCAACAACatgaaattatttaatatatctattaaacAATACTCtaatttttctataaaaataatTCTAGCTCTATCTTACATTAGTATTATAATACTATACGTCACTTTTAATATAGAGATTAAGATTGTatctaattaaaattgaaatgagtgATAATTTCATTTGAATCAAAACATACCTCTATTATATTGAGGGTAGCATTGATTAGTGTTGGCAAGGCCCTGGTTCCATCATATGCATCCCCTTCAACTGATAAATTCTCAAACCGGACTTCTATCTTAGGAATCTCAATTCCTACCCTATAACAACATCAACAAACAACCAGTTAgtataacaaacaaccaaatttACATAGAAATATTGTCACATAATCTACCTATCAATTCTGTCTCTCATTTTTTGTAGAAAATTCTCATTGTCTACTTCAGCAGTCTTTATTATACTCTCCAAAATATGCTTCTTTTCCTCTCCTCCAAGCTTGGTGATATCAACTTCTTCATACTTCACTTCTCCATTTTCAAGAACTtgcttcaaaatcactttcctcATTCTATCATATGTCGGAAGCCTCCACAACGCCTCCCATTTCGGCTCCTCTTCGACACTTCTCTCACGGAAGCTTGCCGAGTTTTGGATCAACTCTCCAAAACTCTTCCTCACCCTTCCATTACTAACTGCCCTCACCATATCTTCTTCACCCGTTTCAACTTCCATGTCAATCAAATATAGTACTGTTTTTATTTTCCTTGTACTTCTAAATTAGcataaaaactcaaaataaaccaAAGGATCAATCATATAATGAAATACAtgcatgaaaatgaaaaaaaatgaatgaagaaaCACATAATAATTTAGTGATGAAAATGAGTTATATggttatataattaataatttgtaGGAGTCTAAAGTCAAGTGAAGAGTTGTTAATCGTAATATTATTAGAGTTAATTAAGACAACATGCAATGAGCCAAACAGTGTCAAAGGTTATGATGAGTGCCGACTCAGGATGTTACCTGCGTTGTAAACTACATTAACTATACGACAATTGAATTAAACAAAGTAGAAATATTATATTTGCTTTCATAATATACTTTCTTTGCTAATGAAGACAAAATTGGTGGTAATAGCTAGCTTAACAATAGTTTAGCAAATGATACACGAGCAAATATTTAAAGcaatttttatgaatattttttcttCAACTAGATTGCTATGTAGTAGTATGTGTGTTGCACGAGATATTATACGTGGAGTGCGAATCAAATTAAATCCGTGTAATACGGTTAATTTTACATCGTTCAGAAATTGATTATTGGTTACTTGTAATAGGAGAACTACATTTGAATTCAAAGCAGATACTCCATCCCATTTTTGTTAAGAAAAAAAGTAAAACACAAAGTGTTTTTTGGGCactctttaagtgattaaagtgttgagtttttattaaaatgtttgTATTTAATGTATTGaaaatgtattgaaaattgaaattttgacttttataaagaatattttttttattttgtatgcttaaagagtgccctgagggcactagttagcaagacacaaagaaaaaataatttttttctatgaTATAGATCAGCGAGAAtatcatatatatgtatatttcaATAAAATTTTAAAGAGTTTAATGATTATGCACACTGTAATCTAATAGAACTTATTATTCAGCTTATGACATATTAATAATCTAGGGTAATGCTAACATATGTGTCTTAAGGGCACATATTAAGAGCTAAATGTGGAGATGTTTTCTTTGAAATTGAGCattgttttaattaaaagaataattaaaaCATTATACTTGTCGACAATGATTATTTTCTAAGTAATCGACACGTATCCCCTTACGTGGGCTTCAAACTCCTGATTTGCTTCCCCTTAGTGTTTAAACTGTTGCAAACCCACTATCAATCCGATAGCTTCCTTTGAAACTTCCTAAACACCTCTGTCAAGATATTTTACTTCCATAGGCTTATCGAGACATCCTTGGTTTAATCGACTCTTAGATTGAAAATATGCTAATTCCTTAAAATCTAATTAAGGTGTCGAACTCGACACTATTGAGGTTTAATACATTTAAACCTTTTCGAAATTTTCGACATGTTTCAAAGAAAGGGTCTTCTTAGTCTTATGGATCTGTTCTTGAAACTCTTCAAAACCAAACCTACCATATTATTCAAACCCTATTGGTCGACATGACCAATGTGTCGAAGACTAAGTCTTTTCATACTTTTATCATTTTTCAACGAGTTTGCTATCATTCCTTGTCGAATCCTATAGAGAGAATTTTCAGGCTAACAAATGTCCCCAAAAATGCCACTTTCGATCTTATGTATGAGATGGAAGAAATGTTGCGTTTTTAGTAACTACTTGATATTGTTCAAGATAGTCTACACACGTCATAGTCATCATGACATTTCCACCAAACCGTCATGTCAAGTTGCGATGGGAATAGGCTGGATCAAGTTAGACTTTGTCAAACCTGAGCTTGGCCTACTAAAAATTATAAAGCCTAAGTCTGACATGTAACCTATCATAAGCTTATTTTTTAGGCTTGAGTCTTACTTTTTCGAATGTCTATTTGGCCTATAAACCTACacaaaaacttattttatttgatcatttataaataagcaattcaactaatgtttaaatagactaataaCTTGAAATATCAATGAGACTAAATGTTTATTTGCATTTACTTATTCAAGTTTacatattaacataaatttttcgaTACTATTTAATTAAGAGAATTTATAAAAACAActaatgacattgttcataagcttTTGTGAGCTTATCTTCATAAGTTCTTGTCAACTTATCTtaataagttcttcaagataaataagatttatttttgtattttattttaaagtacaaataaaatataacaataataaatttatttttatttatttaaaaagacTGACTGATAGGTTTAAAAGGTTTTTTATGGCATGTAGCATGATATTTTTATCTagataggcttataaaaaagtctAGGTCTTTTCTACTTAAAAAAGAATTCAACCTGGCCTAACCCTGTGTAGGTTAGACCATCGGCGACTATTAGTCGGTCTGACATATCCTCATCCCTAATGTCAAGGACGTCCGTGTAAATTTTCATCATTACTTCAAGTTGCTAGGACATTAATGGACCACAaagttaaattgaattaaaagaaaatatttaattttaactttttccCAAAATTTAAATGTCATTTAACCTGAATTTTAATTGGTTAATTACATGTGATTTTTACTACTTCAGTTAAAAAATTTAGAGGGTTGCTCTTTCCACTCTTAGTAGTGTAGAGTCATCCAAATGAAACCCAAAATTACCGTTCTATAAATCCTGAAGTATAATTCATCACGCATTTAAAATTAGGCGTGTTTAAAACCGAACTAGTCTAATAGAAAACCACAAAATCGAATTGAACCAAACCGAAACTGTAAAAAACCacattttatttgaatatattcGGACCATTTTACAACAGAACCGTGCGGTTCGGTTCGATTTGCAGTTTGTATTTTGCAAAACGAACGAAACCACGATATGTTACAAAATTttactaatatatattttttaaaatttttagagaattatgtgtatattttatcatgtttgtatgatatttattttaatttatatatcatcaaaaaatattattCGTTTATGAATAAcattttgacaaaatatattttatcgtattatttgtataatatttatttacgaaTGCAATTTCAAGTATATTATTCTTTAGATTTAAGATAAAATTGTAAGACATATTTTTGTGtatcaaattataaatttattttgataattataaaaattttatgGTAATGTATGAACGATTAGacacaaaattattttttccccTATATTTATGTAtgactaaataatttttttataaaaaaacaaaccaACCGAATCAACTCAAACCGCATTAAtttactttgattttatttttgaaaatcaacTGATCCAAATCGAACTGCACGTTTTTCTCTCTTGCAGTTCGAATGCCTTCAAAACCGTACTCTAAACACTACGGAAAACAATGATAATTCATCAACTGAACTTTGGGCAGGTAATCCCGCCAAATTTGTTAGGACTTTAACTCACAAATAAACCTTAGAAATCTCTAAACATGCACGTCTCTCCTAAAAAAAGTATAGTTCTTGTTATAGTAATttagtaaattattattatattatttaaaaatatttattcaaattgtatttaaaataataatgataaattattTGTGACATATAATTTATTAAAGATAAAACAGTAAtatcaattatttaaatatttctaCTAGTGTAAATCACAATGGATCTTCTCCTTCCATCCAACCGTCTCCTTCAATCAAAACACATGCAATTGtatagaaaaaaatgaaaaaaaaatgataaataaaataagagagaaaatgttagagagagagagagagatagacaCATAATATGAAGGAGAGGATTATAGAAAAAATATTGAAGGAGAGGATCTAAATTCACtttcgtttttattttcttttagtttaataatatttataacttaattaaattagatTCTAACATTCCACTTGAGACTTTTCTCAAGAGTTCTTAATTTATTTCTAAAGCATTCTTTTGAAGTGACAAAAATACTCACTTATACATTTTTGAATTTTAATCAACATGAATATGAGCACCACTAAAATACAATAAACAACTCCCTACAGTCAACGCCACCAAGGCGTGTTTGAATTGGCGGTGAACAAAATTTtagcataattaatttatatttgaatacATTTATAGAAAAGTGAGTTGAGcaattctaaaaataaattatgataaaattttagaagcagaatcaattctacttttgaaattcaaaatcacTGAAAATTAATTCTACAACTCTATAATTGATTTCCATCTTCCAAAAACCAATCCAAACATGCTAGAAATGGAGCTTCTAGTTTTTacatttttacggtgatcatatCCAAACATGCCATTAGGCCAATTtgttaaaactcaattttttggAAAACTTTCTTTTCTTGAAAAAATGTTTCATTTTTAGTTCCTTATGAGTTTTGacaacggttttagctggttttgacaacagttttttttaaaaaacgttGCCTAAATGCAGGgaaggactaaaaataaaaactgtaatatttatagggaccaaaaacttatttaacccaaaaataaaTTTAGACATTTTCATCCAACTGTCAAACATTTGGCTacagtataaaaaaatatttaaacaccAAATAATTGTTTGGTTTTTTATCTTAAAAATTAGTTTTGATAACCCTTTTGAAAAGGAAGTTATCAATTATTTCTATTTAGTAATCAAAACACAGCTCTAAAGATTAATCTTTAATTTATTCAAATTTCATAATCATTTTTATAATATGGGATCGTGAAAGGCAGATCATATAAGTCCGCAGGACACAGGAACCCCACCACAGTTAAACAAAAACAGAGAGATGAGTCATGAAAATCCTGTAAATCTTTTTCTTATAATTCTTTCTTTCTTCCAAGGGAAAGAAATCACCACTCTCGGGGTAAGGAAGATCGGTGTGGTCTTGATTCCTAACCAAATTGTACATTCAAACAAAAATCTGTACACTGTTTACAGTATAAAAGGGGGGAAAAACACAGCAGCAAATCTACTGTGAGCATTCCTGTAATAAGATATGTGGTGTTATAATTAGCAAACGGAACAGAATTGACCTTAACCATCAATCAAGAAAGTATTTGGCCCCAATTTCTACTGATCCTGTAGCCACAGCTGCTTCGGCTATTTTAATCAACATTGCAGCCTTATAGGTTGCCAAATCTGCATTTTCAGCAAGAGACTGAGCCCTTTTGCGTTTTTGAATGGCTATTTCCATGGATGCTTTTGCTGAGGCCTTAGCTTGTTCAAGCCTAAGCATTGCATTCTCTTCCAAGGCCTCTTGTTCAGCTACAAAATCTGAAAATCAATACACAAGATGAGACAATTTTTAACAATACACTCTTTACAATTAATTAATATAGTCCATATAAATCAATATAGAACTGCAACTAAACAAGATGCTGGGACAAAGGGGTCTTTATTCTAGAAATTGTATTGCAAGATGAGCGGAAAAAGGTAAAGACCTTTATCCACTACCGACAACGATAAAAAAATAGGTGCATCAAATTTCAACAATAATCATATAGAAAAGGTATAAAATTACCTCTCAGCAGACTTGGCTGGTTGCTTCTGCCAAACTGACCCGGCTGTCTCTTAAATGACCTCTTCTTTCGCAGCAAAGGCTTTGGAATAAGTGGTGCTCTCTTTGATTGATGATTCTGACAAATAACCACATCAACTAGATGAGAAGGATGCAGTATAGTACTTTACATCAACACTACCACCTCAGtattattagtatttattttgCCGAAACAAAGATTGATATAGAAAGCTATCTAGATGTGTTCAAGGTTAAATGATCGGAATAAGTGGGCCTGAGACACTTATTTTGGGTGAAATGGATTGGGTTTACATCCCTCTTTACATTTAGAGAAAAGACATAGAAAAAATAACCACTCCTATATATAGTCCTCACTCTGGTTGAGATGAGAACCATGATCACAGCCTGACCTACTGTATTGGTTGAGATGTTTATATTTGTTggattgaaaaaatatatattccatCATTTGGATCACTAGGAGTTCTCATTTCAAGTAAAATCTAACATACGAGAAGAAACATAACTGTCACAAAGGAGCGGAAGGGACTATAAGATGTATATTAAAAGTGAACTAAAACTATGTTAGCGAATGCAAAGGCTAAGAGAAGCACATAAGAATAACTATAATACGcgtgaatttcaaattttcaaaattttcaaaatattcctACAAGAAACATTGCTATTTTACCACACGCTCTTAACCAGTAACTTTTCTATGATTTCATATTCAAATGGAAAAGAGACAACCAAGATACGTTGTGTTG from Vicia villosa cultivar HV-30 ecotype Madison, WI linkage group LG4, Vvil1.0, whole genome shotgun sequence encodes the following:
- the LOC131595635 gene encoding pleiotropic drug resistance protein 2-like isoform X2, which gives rise to MEVETGEEDMVRAVSNGRVRKSFGELIQNSASFRERSVEEEPKWEALWRLPTYDRMRKVILKQVLENGEVKYEEVDITKLGGEEKKHILESIIKTAEVDNENFLQKMRDRIDRVGIEIPKIEVRFENLSVEGDAYDGTRALPTLINATLNIIEGLLSYIKILAFKKRVVKILKDVSGIVKPSRMTLLLGPPGSGKTTLLQALAGKMDKDLRVSGRVTYNGHELSEFVPQRTCAYISQYDLHHGEMTVRETLDFSGRCLGVGTRYDMLTELSRREKASAIKPDPEIDAFMKATSMEGQETSLVTDYILKILGLETCADILVGDEMRRGISGGQKKRLTTGEMLVGPAKALFMDGISTGLDSSTTFQIVRFMRQMVHIMDVAMIISLLQPAPETYNLFDDIVLLSEGEIVYQGPRENVLDFFQSVGFKCPERKGIADFLQEVTSRKDQEQYWFRRDIPYQYVSVPDFVTHFNNYRIGKQLREEIQVPFDSSKTHHAALVKEKYGIPKWELFKACFSREWLFMKRSYFVYIFKTFQITIMSIITMTVFFRTKMEHGQLEDGGKFYGALFFSLINVMFNGAAELAMTVNRLPVFFKQRDFLFYPAWAFALPIWVLRVPLSIVESVLWIVLTYYTIGFAPAPSRFFRQLLAFFCVNQMALSLFRFIAAIGRTRVVANTFASITILAVFVLSGFTVSRDDIGPWMIWCYYASPMMYGMTAISINEFLDKRWSTPNLDPRIDEPTVGKALLKARGIFTEDYWYWISIGALIGFSLLFNVCFILALTYLDPFRSSKSILVEQEDNRETTTTSSSVEKTTVEMTESSVSNVESFDGVDMEVRNNTRSSIPKAAKNAKFRKGMVLPFQPLSLVFENVNYHIDMPNEMKKQGIEANRLQLLRNISGAFRPGILTALVGVSGAGKTTLMDVLAGRKTSGHIEGSISISGYHKNQATFARISGYCEQNDIHSPNITVYESLLFSAWLRLSKEVDIETRKMFIEEVIELVELHLVRNFLVGLPGIDGLSTEQRKRLTIAVELVANPSIIFMDEPTTGLDARAAAVVMRTIRNTVDTGRTVVCTIHQPSIDIFEHFDELLLLKTGGQVIYGGPLGRNSEKLIEYFEAITGIPKIEDGYNPATWMLEISSPVVESQLDIDFAELYNNSSLYEKSQELIKELSTPAPGTKDLYFPSKYSQPFLAQCNACFWKQYCSYWRNPQYNAIRFFITIVIGVLFGLIYWKKGDKIEKEQDLLNLVGAMYSSVIFLGASNTSSVQPIIAIERTVLYRERAAGLYSELPYAIGQIAIEVIYVAIQSLIYSTILYWMIGFQPQAENFFWFYFFIFMSFIYFTLYGMMTVALTPNHQIAAIVMSFFISFWNLFSGFLIPRTQIPIWWRWYYWASPVAWTIYGLVTSQVGDKDSPIEVPGYSLMTVKDYLERRLGFEHDFLGFVVLAHIAFCLLFLFVFAYGIKFLNFQKR